A single region of the Arthrobacter sp. PAMC25564 genome encodes:
- a CDS encoding DUF58 domain-containing protein, with translation MSVMDRFPGHIFSRRGWGLLGAGAVSLLAAQMMGRRDLLALAVLLIILPLVSLAGTRMLKPRFRVYREFIPSAVETSATATVRLAVARTGTGSGQAVMEEQLPARFGESPAFRFPSRSAAEGTSRYEYRLRSLQRGQFRVGPVTAEFGDPFGLSVHRHAIDGGDILTVTPAAVELPATGLAGARGNDGATATRIRANPSDDDVMTREYRHGDPMRRVHWAATARHGALMVRQEESVTTPEATIILDQRLAAFSQGGHHPGGGPASGGSTDADGHELVTSGTFEWAVTAAISIGTHLSERNYALRFLDTAGDPAFLHSPSAPDPGAEEFGGASGLQTVAESLAAIQLTGPQHARTGGKDPFRRGTAAAAEAGPQSFDDGLMDKLSAHRLRGPVLAILGRLSLPEARRLSPAAGFGANAFALLVTDRAGDSGDVLEALRLGGWRAVAVSESTPLPAAWQAFDQDRAGKSPAAAGVPRRAGGQL, from the coding sequence GGCGGTGCTGCTGATCATCCTGCCGCTGGTGTCCCTGGCAGGGACGCGCATGCTCAAGCCCAGGTTCCGGGTCTACCGGGAGTTCATTCCGTCCGCGGTCGAAACGTCTGCGACGGCGACGGTCCGGCTCGCCGTCGCCCGGACCGGCACCGGTTCCGGCCAGGCGGTCATGGAAGAGCAGCTTCCGGCCAGGTTCGGGGAATCCCCCGCCTTCCGGTTCCCTTCCCGGTCGGCCGCGGAAGGGACGAGCCGCTACGAGTACCGGCTGCGGTCCCTGCAGCGCGGCCAGTTCCGGGTCGGGCCGGTGACGGCCGAATTCGGCGATCCCTTCGGGCTGTCCGTGCACCGCCATGCGATCGACGGCGGAGACATCCTGACCGTGACGCCCGCCGCCGTCGAACTCCCCGCGACCGGCCTCGCCGGCGCCCGGGGCAACGACGGCGCCACGGCCACGCGGATCCGCGCCAACCCCAGCGACGACGACGTCATGACCCGCGAGTACCGTCATGGCGACCCGATGCGCCGCGTGCACTGGGCCGCAACCGCACGCCACGGCGCCCTCATGGTCCGCCAGGAGGAGTCGGTCACCACGCCGGAAGCGACCATCATCCTGGACCAGCGTCTCGCCGCCTTTTCCCAGGGCGGGCATCACCCCGGTGGCGGCCCGGCCTCCGGGGGGTCCACGGACGCGGACGGCCATGAGCTGGTCACCAGCGGCACCTTCGAGTGGGCCGTGACGGCTGCAATCTCCATCGGAACACATCTCTCGGAGCGCAACTACGCCCTGCGGTTCCTCGACACCGCAGGCGATCCCGCGTTCCTGCATTCGCCGTCCGCCCCCGACCCCGGGGCGGAGGAGTTCGGCGGCGCGTCCGGGCTGCAGACCGTGGCCGAGAGCCTGGCCGCCATCCAGCTCACCGGCCCCCAGCACGCCCGCACGGGCGGGAAGGACCCGTTCCGGCGGGGAACCGCCGCCGCGGCGGAAGCCGGCCCGCAATCGTTTGACGACGGGCTCATGGACAAGCTCTCCGCCCACCGGCTGCGGGGCCCGGTTCTCGCCATCCTGGGAAGGCTGTCCCTGCCGGAGGCCCGGAGGCTGTCCCCGGCCGCCGGGTTCGGAGCGAATGCCTTTGCCCTCCTGGTCACGGACCGGGCCGGGGATTCCGGCGACGTTCTCGAAGCGCTGCGGCTCGGCGGGTGGCGGGCGGTGGCCGTCTCCGAGTCGACGCCGCTGCCGGCAGCATGGCAGGCATTCGACCAGGACCGGGCCGGGAAGTCCCCGGCCGCCGCCGGGGTCCCCCGCCGGGCAGGGGGCCAGCTATGA